From a single Pempheris klunzingeri isolate RE-2024b chromosome 2, fPemKlu1.hap1, whole genome shotgun sequence genomic region:
- the LOC139208045 gene encoding interferon-induced GTP-binding protein Mx-like translates to MNSLNQQYEEKVRPCIDLIDSLRSLGVEKDLALPAIAVIGDQSSGKSSVLEALSGVALPRGSGIVTRCPLELKMKRQKEGEEWYGKISYKGCEEDIGHPADVETKIKEAQIILAGDGVGISEDLISLEIASPDVPDLTLIDLPGIARVAVKGQPENIGDQIKRLIQKFIKKQETISLVVVPCNVDIATTEALKMAQEVDPEGERTLGILTKPDLVDKGTEDTVVDIVHNEVIHLKKGYMIVKCRGQKEITEKVTLTEATEREKAFFSDHVHFRSLYDEGRATVPKLAENLTLELVHHIKKSLPRLEEQIEKKLTKTLVELDRYGTEPPSDATDRLGFLIDRVTAFTKDAISLTTGEDLKFGARLNLFSILRKEFAAWQDIIERSGVSFNWNIEKEVAQYERKYRGRELPGFINYKTFEDMVKEQIKLLEEPAIMKLKEITELVKRELLKVAQKSLVGFPNLIRAATMKIEAISKERESTAESTLRTQFKMELIVYTQDTTYSKKLGKRKREVEQPSGLSFGAAVPVQKVATTVSNNDTGSTLKEMIKHLKSYYQIAGQRLADQIPLVIRYQLLQESAAQLHREMLQMLQDKEKAELLLHEDSRVKNERLFLHMRHERLSTARTLVTNFSLNIYNFSTKQVIREAGAEGGSLHVANFQPLTPILQPEMMYVNSSKGRREKRVR, encoded by the exons GCATTGTGACGAGATGTCCTCTCGAACTGaagatgaagagacagaaggaaggagaggagtggTACGGAAAGATAAGCTACAAAGGGTGCGAGGAAGACATCGGTCATCCTGCGGATGTGGAGACAAAGATTAAAGAAG ctcaaATTATATTGGCCGGGGATGGGGTGGGGATCAGTGAAGACCTCATCAGTCTGGAGATCGCCTCTCCTGATGTTCCAGATCTGACGCTCATTGACCTGCCCGGCATCGCCAGGGTGGCTGTAAAGGGACAACCAGAGAACATTGGAGACCAG ATAAAGAGGCTGATCCAGAAGTTCATCAAAAAACAAGAAACCATCAGCTTGGTGGTTGTTCCATGCAACGTGGACATAGCAACCACCGAGGCTTTGAAGATGGCCCAGGAGGTGGATCCTGAAGGAGAGAGGACTCTGG gtatCTTGACCAAGCCTGATCTGGTGGACAAAGGCACAGAAGACACGGTGGTGGACATTGTCCATAATGAGGTCATCCACCTGAAGAAGGGCTACATGATCGTCAAGTGTCGGGGTCAGAAGGAGATCACAGAGAAGGTGACGCTCACTGaagcaacagaaagagagaaagcctTCTTCAGTGACCATGTGCATTTCCG CTCTCTCTATGATGAAGGCCGTGCTACTGTTCCTAAACTGGCAGAAAATCTCACCCTTGAGCTGGTGCATCACATCAAG AAATCTCTGCCTCGACTGGAAGAGCAGATAGAGAAGAAACTAACAAAGACTCTGGTAGAGCTGGACAGATATGGCACTGAACCCCCATCTGACGCAACCGACAGACTCGGTTTCCTCATTGAC AGAGTGACTGCCTTTACAAAGGATGCCATCAGCCTCACCACAGGGGAGGATCTCAAATTTGGAGCAAGGCTCAATCTCTTTTCCATACTCAGAAAAGAGTTTGCTGCATGGCAAGATATCATAGAGCGCTCTGGAGTATCAT TCAACTGGAATATTGAGAAAGAGGTGGCTCAGTATGAACGAAAGTACCGAGGGAGAGAACTGCCGGGCTTCATCAACTACAAGACCTTTGAGGACATGGTCAAGGAGCAGATCAAACTGCTGGAGGAGCCCGCAATCATGAAACTCAAGGAAATAACAG AACTTGTGAAGAGAGAGTTGCTGAAGGTGGCGCAGAAAAGCCTCGTTGGATTTCCTAACCTCATCCGAGCAGCTACG ATGAAGATCGAAGCCATCAGCAAGGAGAGGGAGAGTACTGCAGAGTCCACGCTGAGGACTCAGTTTAAGATGGAGCTGATTGTTTACACTCAAGACACCACGTACAGCAAGAAGTTAGGGAAGCGGAAGAGGGAGGTGGAACAGCCGTCTGGGTTAAGCTTTGGTGCTGCTGTACCAGTACAGAAAGTCGCCACCACTGTGAGCAATAATGACACCGGGTCCACCCTGAAAGAGATGATCAAACACCTTAAATCCTACTACCAA ATTGCCGGGCAGCGTCTGGCTGACCAGATCCCCCTGGTGATCCGCTACCAGCTGTTGCAGGAGTCTGCCGCCCAGCTGCACAGGGAGATGCTGCAGATGCTTCAGGACAAGGAGAAAGCCGAGCTCCTGCTTCATGAAGACTCTCGCGTAAAAAACGAGAGACTCTTCCTTCACATGCGCCACGAGCGCCTGTCAACGGCACGCACTCTGGTGACTAACTTTAGTCTTAACATATACAACTTCAGCACAAAACAGGTGATACGAGAGGCTGGAGCCGAGGGTGGCAGCCTCCATGTGGCGAACTTCCAGCCACTGACCCCCATCCTGCAACCTGAAATGATGTACGTCAACTCTTCTAAAggcagaagagagaaaagagtaCGCTAG